The Chrysiogenia bacterium genome includes a region encoding these proteins:
- a CDS encoding glycoside hydrolase family 3 protein — MSMPEARSAVAVGAALIVMPVPSRVNKRLGIPPFLPTGASRGANLFTTAFPVSMARGASWDVELERRVHAAIGAEAKAIGANILYSPTINLVRHPGG, encoded by the coding sequence ATGAGCATGCCCGAGGCCCGCAGCGCAGTCGCCGTGGGAGCAGCGCTCATCGTGATGCCCGTGCCCTCGCGGGTGAACAAGCGGCTGGGCATTCCGCCCTTCCTGCCCACGGGTGCCTCGCGCGGGGCCAATCTCTTCACCACCGCCTTCCCGGTTTCCATGGCCCGCGGGGCGAGCTGGGACGTGGAGCTTGAGCGCCGCGTCCACGCCGCCATCGGCGCCGAGGCCAAAGCCATCGGGGCGAACATCCTCTACTCGCCGACCATCAACCTGGTGCGCCACCCCGGCGGC
- a CDS encoding alpha/beta fold hydrolase yields the protein MPHAHNGKVELSYEVHGSGDPILFIMGLGGTKEQWFPQLAHFPGSHTAIVYDNRGVGDSDVPGEAWTMADMAADAAAILDAEGIESAHVVGVSMGGMIAQHVALNHPERVRKLVLCATTPGTHHAPPSAEVLTLMTQVKGKSREQIARDNLRLLFTDETIAAETSLMEKMVDLGIRFAPSARGFRNQMGAIMGHDTKPRLGEFTHETLVITGDRDVLVPPRNSDILAGGIPGARLEVLGDTAHGFLLDRAEEANALIAEFLG from the coding sequence ATGCCTCATGCACACAACGGCAAGGTTGAACTCAGCTACGAAGTCCACGGATCGGGCGATCCGATCCTCTTCATCATGGGCCTTGGCGGTACCAAGGAGCAGTGGTTCCCCCAGCTCGCACACTTCCCCGGGTCGCACACGGCCATTGTCTACGACAACCGCGGCGTCGGCGATTCCGACGTGCCGGGTGAGGCCTGGACCATGGCCGACATGGCTGCCGATGCCGCCGCCATTCTCGACGCCGAGGGGATCGAGTCCGCCCACGTCGTGGGCGTCTCCATGGGCGGGATGATCGCCCAGCACGTGGCGCTCAATCATCCCGAACGAGTCCGCAAGCTCGTGCTGTGCGCAACGACGCCGGGCACCCATCACGCGCCGCCCTCGGCCGAGGTGCTCACCCTGATGACACAGGTCAAGGGAAAGAGCCGCGAACAGATCGCCCGCGACAACCTGCGGCTGCTCTTTACCGACGAGACCATCGCCGCCGAGACCTCCCTCATGGAGAAGATGGTGGACCTGGGCATTCGCTTTGCGCCCTCGGCGCGCGGCTTCAGGAACCAGATGGGCGCCATCATGGGCCACGATACGAAACCGCGCCTTGGCGAGTTCACCCACGAGACCCTGGTCATCACCGGCGACAGGGACGTGCTCGTTCCGCCACGCAATTCCGACATCCTGGCCGGCGGCATTCCCGGCGCGCGGCTCGAAGTGCTCGGCGATACCGCCCACGGCTTCCTGCTCGACCGCGCCGAGGAGGCCAACGCGCTGATCGCGGAGTTCCTGGGATGA
- a CDS encoding phosphate ABC transporter substrate-binding protein — MAQKRDFHLSQRLYSRVTISSHCAFSFRPRFAQANNGGNSVKKGNQKSGLIGRLLVVAAVLGLTVATAAHAVEVDKNLPSYKKVSGVSGNLNSIGSDTLLNLMTFWAEKFRESYPNVNIGIEGKGSSTAPPALIEGTSQLGPMSRKMKDKEEDAFEKKFGYKPTHLRVAVDALAVFANKDNPIECLSLEQVDAIFSKTQKMGHSPINTWGEAGLKGDWAKRPISLYGRNSASGTYGFFKKKALGKGDYRDTVKEQPGSAAVVQSVAVERYAIGYSGIGYATPDVKAVPLAKKAGETCYAANAENAFSGHYPLARYLYVYVNKAPGKPVDKLTAELLRLVLSKEGQEIVVKDGYYPLNAKIAAEELELLK; from the coding sequence ATGGCCCAAAAGCGCGATTTTCACCTTTCTCAGCGTCTTTACTCGCGCGTCACAATATCGTCACACTGCGCCTTTAGTTTTCGGCCACGATTCGCTCAGGCGAACAACGGAGGAAACAGCGTGAAAAAGGGTAATCAGAAATCGGGACTGATCGGTCGCCTGCTTGTCGTAGCGGCCGTTCTGGGTCTCACCGTGGCCACGGCTGCTCATGCAGTCGAGGTCGATAAGAATCTGCCTTCCTACAAGAAGGTCAGCGGCGTGAGCGGCAACCTCAATTCGATTGGTTCCGACACCCTGCTCAACCTGATGACGTTCTGGGCGGAGAAGTTCCGCGAGTCCTATCCGAACGTCAACATCGGCATCGAGGGCAAGGGCTCGAGCACCGCTCCCCCGGCGCTCATCGAGGGCACCTCGCAGCTTGGTCCCATGTCCCGCAAGATGAAGGACAAGGAAGAAGACGCCTTCGAGAAGAAGTTCGGCTACAAGCCGACGCATCTGCGTGTGGCCGTTGACGCCCTGGCCGTCTTCGCCAACAAGGACAACCCGATCGAGTGCCTCTCGCTCGAGCAGGTGGACGCCATCTTCTCGAAGACCCAGAAGATGGGTCACTCGCCGATCAACACCTGGGGCGAGGCCGGTCTCAAGGGTGACTGGGCCAAGCGCCCCATCAGCCTCTACGGCCGCAACAGCGCCTCGGGCACCTACGGCTTCTTCAAGAAGAAAGCCCTGGGCAAGGGTGACTACCGCGACACCGTCAAGGAACAGCCCGGCAGCGCTGCCGTTGTGCAGTCGGTCGCCGTCGAACGCTACGCCATTGGCTACAGCGGCATCGGCTATGCCACGCCCGACGTGAAGGCCGTTCCCCTGGCGAAGAAGGCCGGAGAGACCTGCTACGCGGCCAACGCCGAGAACGCCTTCTCGGGTCACTACCCGCTGGCGCGCTACCTGTACGTCTACGTGAACAAGGCCCCGGGCAAGCCGGTCGACAAGCTCACCGCCGAGCTGCTTCGCCTGGTTCTTTCGAAGGAAGGTCAGGAAATCGTGGTCAAGGACGGTTACTACCCGCTCAACGCCAAGATCGCCGCCGAAGAGCTGGAACTGCTCAAGTAA
- a CDS encoding ABC transporter permease subunit: MDPSPKPWRTAASRLAADSAARYVVTGGGITVIAAIMAIMLVIAIETMPLFFAAKAAILGGGLSDPGGAVLALGADEHRSHIYSVTKDGIRVETIDGEPVAMDNLLPDLEGAQIIAASEPRHGHFALGLSDGRVLPVSVDFKISFDENTNRIVVPSIEYEDFIPMAEPGEGINKLAWVFSEGVRVAAVAAADGKLKIEKLIIEESDFGGGDVEEYEQEFEEGWEGQITSLAADDRGDDLIVGTSSGKMYRVDLRDPEDMAFSGVAIAGSRLSDPVTALGYVFGGLTLVAGAESGRVSTWQILRRESGGFGFVHMYDYEPHDAPVIAFAPSLRNKSFLTADAQGSVHLNHGTTGKTQWEGENVISEVSALAFAPKYDGFLVAGSSGAIQNWALDDPHPEVSWSTLFGKVQYEGYTEAAYSWQSSSASQDFEPKFSLTPLIFGTLKGTFYALLFAVPIALMAALYASQFMNPGLKSYLKPTIEIMAAVPSVVIGFLAGLWLAPVLEGVVPAVLGAFVVFPVVILSGFFAWQKAPVAWKRLVPAGREMYLVLPLVFVGTLIAIGFGALIESSLMGGDFREWLLSAMGVNYDQRNSLVIGIAMGFAVIPIIFTIAEDAITNVPPHLGAGSLALGATPWQTAIRIVMPTASPGVFSAIMIGLGRAVGETMIVLMATGNTPIMDLSIFNGFRALSATIAVELPEAPHGGTHYRVLFLMALILFIMTFFVNTAAEAIRLRLRKKYQAYA; encoded by the coding sequence ATGGACCCTTCACCCAAACCCTGGCGCACCGCCGCATCCCGTCTGGCAGCCGACAGCGCCGCGCGCTACGTCGTCACCGGCGGCGGTATCACGGTCATCGCGGCGATCATGGCGATCATGCTGGTGATCGCCATCGAGACCATGCCGCTGTTCTTCGCGGCCAAGGCAGCGATCCTTGGCGGCGGTTTGAGCGACCCGGGCGGCGCGGTGCTGGCCCTGGGCGCCGACGAGCACCGCAGCCACATCTACTCCGTTACCAAAGACGGCATTCGTGTCGAGACCATCGACGGAGAGCCCGTCGCAATGGATAACCTGCTCCCCGATCTCGAGGGCGCGCAGATCATCGCCGCCTCCGAGCCCCGGCACGGCCACTTCGCACTGGGGCTGAGCGACGGTCGCGTTCTGCCCGTGAGCGTGGATTTCAAGATCTCCTTCGACGAGAACACGAATCGCATCGTCGTTCCGAGCATTGAATACGAAGACTTCATCCCCATGGCCGAGCCCGGCGAGGGCATCAACAAGCTGGCCTGGGTTTTTTCAGAGGGCGTTCGCGTCGCGGCTGTTGCGGCTGCTGACGGAAAGCTCAAGATCGAAAAGCTCATCATTGAAGAGAGCGACTTCGGCGGCGGCGACGTCGAAGAATACGAACAGGAATTCGAGGAAGGCTGGGAAGGACAGATCACCTCCCTGGCTGCCGACGATCGCGGCGATGATCTGATCGTCGGCACCAGTTCGGGCAAGATGTACCGCGTCGACCTGCGCGACCCCGAGGACATGGCGTTCTCCGGCGTCGCCATTGCGGGTAGCCGGCTGAGCGACCCGGTCACCGCGCTGGGCTACGTTTTCGGCGGTCTGACCCTGGTGGCCGGTGCCGAGTCGGGCCGCGTGAGCACCTGGCAGATCCTTCGGCGCGAATCCGGCGGCTTTGGATTCGTGCACATGTATGACTACGAGCCGCACGACGCGCCGGTCATCGCCTTTGCGCCCTCGCTGCGCAACAAGAGCTTCCTGACCGCCGATGCGCAGGGCAGCGTGCACCTCAACCACGGCACCACGGGCAAGACCCAGTGGGAGGGCGAAAACGTCATCAGTGAAGTGAGCGCGCTCGCCTTTGCGCCGAAGTACGACGGCTTCCTTGTCGCAGGCAGCAGCGGCGCCATCCAGAACTGGGCGCTCGATGACCCGCACCCCGAGGTCTCCTGGAGCACGCTTTTCGGCAAGGTCCAGTACGAGGGCTACACCGAGGCGGCCTATTCCTGGCAGTCGAGTTCCGCCTCCCAGGACTTCGAACCCAAGTTCTCCCTGACGCCGCTGATCTTCGGCACGCTCAAGGGCACGTTCTACGCGCTGCTCTTTGCCGTGCCGATTGCGCTCATGGCGGCGCTCTATGCCTCGCAGTTCATGAACCCCGGACTCAAGAGCTATCTCAAGCCGACCATCGAGATCATGGCAGCCGTGCCCAGCGTGGTAATCGGCTTCCTGGCAGGCCTGTGGCTCGCGCCCGTGCTCGAGGGCGTGGTGCCCGCGGTGCTCGGCGCGTTCGTTGTCTTCCCGGTGGTGATTCTCTCGGGCTTCTTCGCCTGGCAGAAGGCGCCGGTTGCCTGGAAGCGTCTGGTGCCTGCGGGCCGCGAGATGTATCTGGTGTTGCCGCTGGTGTTCGTGGGGACGCTGATTGCCATCGGCTTTGGCGCGCTGATCGAGAGCAGCCTGATGGGCGGCGATTTCCGCGAATGGCTGCTGAGTGCCATGGGCGTGAACTACGACCAGCGCAACTCGCTGGTGATTGGTATCGCCATGGGCTTTGCCGTCATCCCCATCATCTTCACCATTGCCGAGGATGCCATCACCAACGTGCCCCCGCATCTTGGAGCCGGCTCTCTGGCGCTGGGGGCAACGCCCTGGCAGACGGCGATTCGCATTGTGATGCCCACGGCGAGCCCCGGCGTGTTCTCGGCGATCATGATCGGCCTGGGACGCGCGGTGGGCGAGACGATGATCGTGCTCATGGCCACCGGCAACACGCCGATCATGGACCTCTCGATCTTCAACGGCTTTCGCGCCCTCTCGGCGACGATCGCAGTGGAACTTCCCGAGGCGCCCCACGGCGGCACGCACTACCGCGTGCTGTTCCTGATGGCGCTGATCCTCTTCATCATGACGTTCTTCGTCAACACCGCCGCCGAAGCAATTCGTCTGCGGCTGCGAAAGAAGTATCAGGCTTATGCGTAA
- the pstA gene encoding phosphate ABC transporter permease PstA — protein MRKFFQSGEPFVWLTGGSLAFCLLIVGFLMYLIASKALVYFWPSDVARIEMRDGNVTLGEIVEREQIPVADTDGKKIVHRIKVKRGNRDVYGQDFIWLDEEEIKDVSYPEDIVTVERREWGNFYGEWKGIAEGGEIHEAGWNDLQKDIDAAFALHERVQEIARIDIGKLNKKIEDVAIELRVLEDSGVTTGAKVEALENKKRELEHESQAVQGELAKMRTSITSAMAMVTVDGRDRELPMMGVVHAYRPNAMGFVGKAGFYVMKFWEFIFHEPRESNTEGGVFPAIFGTVVMVFIMTLIVTPFGILAAFYLREYARQGVMVSIVRIAVNNLAGVPSIVFGVFGLGFFIYAVGSGIDHTFFADRLPTPTFGTGGVLWASLTLALLTVPVVIVATEEGLAGIPTGIREGSLALGATKFETTWRVVLPAVAPSMLTGLILAIARAAGEVAPLMLTGVVKLAPSLPINGIFPYVHLDQKFMHLGFHIYDVGFQSPNVDAARPMVYAASFLLLIIVVVLNLAAIQMRNYLRKRYALSAV, from the coding sequence ATGCGTAAGTTCTTTCAAAGCGGCGAGCCCTTTGTCTGGCTGACCGGCGGGTCGCTGGCCTTCTGCCTGCTGATCGTGGGTTTCCTGATGTATCTGATCGCGAGCAAGGCGCTGGTGTATTTCTGGCCCTCGGATGTCGCGCGCATCGAGATGAGAGATGGCAATGTTACCCTGGGTGAGATCGTCGAGCGCGAACAGATCCCGGTGGCCGACACCGACGGCAAGAAGATCGTCCACCGCATCAAGGTCAAGCGCGGCAACCGCGACGTCTACGGTCAGGACTTCATCTGGCTGGACGAAGAAGAGATCAAGGATGTCAGCTACCCCGAAGACATCGTCACCGTCGAGCGCCGCGAGTGGGGCAACTTCTACGGTGAGTGGAAGGGGATTGCCGAGGGCGGCGAGATTCACGAGGCCGGCTGGAATGACCTCCAGAAAGACATCGACGCCGCCTTCGCCCTGCACGAGCGCGTGCAGGAGATTGCCCGTATCGATATCGGCAAGCTCAACAAGAAGATCGAGGACGTCGCCATCGAGCTGCGCGTTCTTGAAGACAGCGGTGTGACCACCGGCGCAAAAGTCGAGGCGCTCGAGAACAAGAAGCGTGAACTCGAACACGAGAGCCAGGCGGTTCAGGGCGAGCTGGCGAAAATGCGGACATCCATCACAAGTGCGATGGCCATGGTCACTGTCGACGGGCGCGATCGCGAGCTGCCCATGATGGGCGTCGTGCACGCCTACCGCCCCAACGCCATGGGCTTTGTCGGCAAGGCCGGTTTCTACGTGATGAAGTTCTGGGAGTTCATCTTCCACGAACCGCGTGAGTCCAACACCGAGGGCGGCGTTTTCCCGGCGATTTTCGGTACCGTCGTGATGGTGTTCATCATGACGCTCATCGTGACGCCGTTCGGAATCCTCGCAGCGTTTTACCTGCGCGAGTATGCCAGACAGGGCGTAATGGTGAGCATCGTGCGCATTGCGGTGAACAACCTGGCGGGCGTGCCCTCCATCGTCTTCGGCGTGTTCGGTCTGGGCTTCTTTATCTACGCGGTGGGCTCGGGCATCGACCACACCTTCTTTGCCGACCGGCTGCCCACACCGACCTTCGGCACCGGCGGCGTGCTCTGGGCCTCACTCACCCTGGCCCTGCTCACCGTGCCGGTCGTCATCGTCGCGACCGAGGAGGGCCTGGCGGGAATTCCCACCGGCATTCGCGAGGGCTCGCTGGCCCTTGGCGCAACGAAATTCGAGACCACCTGGCGCGTGGTGCTCCCCGCGGTGGCGCCTTCGATGCTCACGGGCCTGATTCTGGCCATTGCCCGCGCCGCGGGAGAGGTGGCGCCGCTCATGCTCACGGGCGTTGTGAAGCTCGCGCCCTCGCTGCCGATCAACGGGATCTTCCCCTACGTCCATCTCGACCAGAAATTCATGCACCTGGGGTTCCACATCTATGACGTGGGATTCCAGTCGCCCAATGTCGATGCCGCGCGCCCGATGGTCTACGCGGCCTCGTTCCTGCTGCTCATCATTGTTGTTGTGCTCAACCTCGCCGCCATTCAGATGCGCAACTACCTGCGCAAGCGCTATGCGCTCTCGGCGGTGTAA
- a CDS encoding phosphate ABC transporter ATP-binding protein, which produces MSSVEAALKGNRSGGKNAAEHKTAIEVGNVEMYYGEKRALHGITFDIPDRQVTAFIGPSGCGKSTLLRCFNRMNDLVEGARVVGKINIHGNDIYHPDTDVTELRRRVGMVFQKPNPFPKSVYENIAYGPRILGETNKAKIDELVEKSLMAAGLWKEVKDRLNDSALGLSGGQHQRLCIARAIAVEPEVLLMDEPCSALDPLATTKVEDLIEDLKNDYTIVIVTHNMQQAARVSDYTAFFYIGELIEFNETKTLFTTPSKAQTEDYITGRFG; this is translated from the coding sequence ATGTCTTCAGTCGAAGCCGCACTCAAAGGAAACCGCTCCGGGGGCAAGAATGCCGCCGAGCACAAGACTGCCATCGAAGTGGGCAACGTCGAGATGTACTATGGCGAAAAGCGCGCGCTTCATGGGATCACCTTCGACATTCCCGATCGTCAGGTGACGGCCTTCATCGGCCCGTCGGGCTGTGGCAAGTCCACCCTGCTTCGCTGCTTCAACCGGATGAACGACCTGGTCGAGGGCGCCCGCGTGGTCGGCAAGATCAACATCCACGGCAACGACATCTACCACCCCGACACGGACGTGACCGAGCTGCGCCGCCGGGTGGGCATGGTGTTCCAGAAGCCCAATCCCTTTCCCAAATCGGTCTATGAGAACATTGCCTACGGGCCGCGCATCCTGGGGGAGACGAACAAGGCGAAAATCGACGAGCTGGTCGAGAAAAGCCTGATGGCCGCCGGGCTGTGGAAGGAAGTGAAGGACCGCCTCAACGACAGCGCGCTGGGCCTCTCCGGCGGCCAGCACCAGCGCCTGTGCATCGCCCGGGCCATCGCTGTCGAGCCCGAGGTCCTGCTCATGGACGAGCCCTGCTCGGCCCTCGACCCCCTTGCGACGACCAAGGTTGAAGACCTGATCGAAGACCTGAAAAACGACTATACTATCGTGATCGTGACTCACAACATGCAGCAGGCCGCGCGCGTCTCCGACTATACGGCGTTCTTCTACATCGGTGAGCTGATCGAGTTCAACGAGACAAAGACGCTGTTCACCACTCCGTCAAAGGCGCAGACGGAAGACTACATTACGGGGCGATTCGGTTGA
- the phoU gene encoding phosphate signaling complex protein PhoU codes for METLQKKEHTDRHYEADLIHLRERVLAMGARVERMIGGTMRALVQRDEDLANEMMELDSEVDRDESEIDELCLNLLAKRQPVASDLRFITLCMKIVTDLERMGDLSVNIAERTHELMREPLLKPLIDLPRMAELAQAMVHGALDALVAKDVKKAEEILESDDKVDKLNEQIFRELITYIIEDSNAARRAISLLFVSKYLERIGDHATNIAEMVIFWAEGQDIRHGAGANRE; via the coding sequence ATGGAAACATTGCAGAAAAAAGAGCATACCGATCGGCACTACGAGGCCGACCTCATCCACCTTCGCGAACGTGTCCTGGCCATGGGCGCGCGCGTCGAGCGTATGATCGGCGGCACCATGCGCGCCCTCGTTCAGCGCGACGAAGACCTGGCCAACGAAATGATGGAACTCGACAGCGAAGTCGACCGCGACGAGAGCGAAATCGACGAGCTGTGTCTGAACCTGCTGGCCAAGCGCCAGCCGGTGGCCAGCGACCTGCGCTTCATCACCCTGTGCATGAAGATTGTCACCGACCTCGAGCGCATGGGCGATCTCTCGGTCAACATTGCCGAGCGTACCCATGAGCTGATGCGCGAACCGTTGCTCAAGCCGCTCATCGACCTGCCTCGCATGGCCGAGCTGGCCCAGGCCATGGTCCACGGCGCGCTGGACGCCCTTGTCGCAAAAGATGTAAAAAAGGCGGAGGAGATCCTGGAGTCCGACGACAAGGTCGACAAGCTCAACGAACAGATCTTCCGCGAGCTGATCACCTACATCATCGAAGATTCCAATGCCGCGCGGCGTGCAATCAGCCTGCTGTTCGTCTCGAAATACCTCGAGCGGATCGGCGACCACGCCACCAACATCGCAGAAATGGTAATTTTCTGGGCCGAAGGACAGGACATCCGCCACGGTGCGGGTGCAAACCGCGAATGA
- a CDS encoding response regulator transcription factor, whose product MSNPSILVVEDDPDIAELLRFNLDEEGYKIDMVGRGKEALDHLRSRTPDLVILDLMLPDLSGLDICKEIRSSKEHSQTPVLMLTAKGEEIDRVVGFEVGADDYVTKPFSVRELLLRVRALLRRSDPLPPTKQQLKAGDLELDTVGQRARVSGEELKLTTTEFKLLQYFLENPARLLSRDHLLERVWDYSEDTESRTVDTHVRRLRKKLGEMGDVIETVHGAGYRYNLTKYGKP is encoded by the coding sequence ATGAGTAATCCCTCCATCCTGGTAGTAGAAGACGATCCCGATATCGCCGAGCTGCTTCGTTTCAATCTCGACGAAGAGGGCTACAAGATCGACATGGTCGGCCGGGGCAAGGAAGCCCTCGATCACCTGCGCTCGCGCACGCCGGACCTGGTGATCCTCGACCTGATGCTCCCCGATCTCTCGGGCCTGGACATTTGCAAGGAAATCCGCTCGTCGAAGGAACACAGCCAGACGCCGGTGCTCATGCTCACCGCCAAGGGCGAGGAAATCGACCGCGTCGTTGGTTTCGAAGTGGGCGCCGACGATTATGTCACCAAGCCCTTCAGCGTGCGCGAGCTGTTGCTCCGCGTGCGCGCGCTGCTGCGCCGCTCCGACCCGTTGCCGCCGACCAAGCAGCAGCTCAAGGCCGGCGATCTCGAACTCGACACCGTGGGCCAGCGTGCCCGCGTGAGCGGCGAGGAGCTCAAGCTCACGACGACCGAGTTCAAGCTGCTGCAGTACTTCCTTGAAAACCCCGCCCGGCTGCTCAGTCGCGACCACCTGCTCGAGCGGGTGTGGGACTACTCCGAGGATACCGAGTCGCGGACCGTCGATACCCACGTGCGCCGCCTTCGCAAGAAGCTCGGTGAAATGGGCGACGTCATCGAGACGGTCCACGGCGCGGGCTACCGCTACAACCTGACCAAGTACGGCAAACCGTGA
- a CDS encoding HAMP domain-containing protein — MRLHWKIALGALFVSVAAIVAGAIYIAPALRKDVTSNIADVLREETAVLQSVLEKRSAEELTTKSLQPWARALGRGGISRITIVAPDGRVLADSDVSVEELPSVENHGDRPEVLAAHEEGEGVAQRRSGTVDVKLLYVARRVRMGKGFGVVRVAYPLSAVNEAVTRVTQVLWGAVVFAFILASILSVFVSRWVAQPLRRLASAAQEIADGDLSVRAETDSGDEVGELARSFNEMVARLESLIGVIRNEREQAQRILATVDEGIILLDERDFVVAGNRVFVDLFKAPEQLKGRSALELVRSDAIQRGLTALREGEERYEQEFVLEAPLGERRFELVAAPVLESGVRTGAVLVFRDVTRTRRLEEVRKEFVANVSHELRTPLTSIRGYAETLSGKLQGDETLARFADSIVRSAERLSALVNDLLELSRLERPEFTPRKENRDLGEELRNGIGQFQDRAAGRKIELVFEPEEFDHTCSFDVRLIDQVLTNLLDNAFKYTPDGGEICVSTEPREGAIRVCVEDTGPGIPEKDIPRLFERFYRVDKARSRELGGTGLGLAIVKHIVERHGGKVGVENRAGGGTRFWFELPA; from the coding sequence GTGAGACTCCACTGGAAGATCGCGCTCGGGGCGCTCTTTGTTTCGGTGGCAGCCATCGTTGCGGGAGCGATCTACATTGCCCCCGCGCTGCGCAAGGATGTGACCTCGAATATCGCCGACGTCCTGCGTGAAGAGACGGCGGTCCTCCAATCGGTCCTCGAAAAGCGATCCGCCGAAGAACTGACTACAAAATCGCTCCAGCCCTGGGCCCGCGCCCTGGGCCGCGGGGGAATCTCGCGCATCACGATTGTCGCGCCCGACGGCCGCGTGCTGGCCGACTCGGATGTGAGCGTTGAGGAACTCCCGAGTGTGGAAAACCACGGCGACCGCCCCGAAGTGCTCGCCGCTCATGAAGAAGGCGAGGGGGTTGCCCAGCGCCGCAGCGGCACGGTGGATGTGAAGCTGCTCTATGTCGCGCGCCGTGTGCGCATGGGCAAGGGTTTCGGCGTGGTGCGTGTGGCTTACCCGCTCTCGGCCGTGAACGAGGCTGTCACCCGTGTGACCCAGGTCCTTTGGGGCGCGGTGGTCTTCGCGTTCATTCTGGCGAGCATCCTGAGCGTGTTCGTCTCCCGTTGGGTGGCCCAGCCGCTGCGCCGCCTGGCAAGCGCCGCGCAGGAGATTGCCGACGGCGATCTCTCCGTGCGCGCCGAGACGGATTCCGGGGATGAAGTCGGCGAGCTCGCCCGCAGCTTCAACGAGATGGTCGCGCGGCTCGAATCGCTCATCGGCGTCATTCGCAACGAGCGCGAGCAGGCTCAGCGCATTCTCGCCACCGTGGACGAAGGCATCATTTTGCTCGATGAACGCGACTTCGTGGTGGCGGGTAACCGGGTTTTCGTCGATCTGTTCAAGGCGCCCGAGCAGCTCAAGGGGCGCTCGGCGCTCGAACTGGTGCGTTCCGACGCGATCCAGCGCGGCCTGACCGCGCTGCGCGAGGGTGAAGAGCGCTACGAGCAGGAGTTCGTGCTCGAAGCCCCGCTGGGCGAGCGCCGCTTCGAACTGGTTGCAGCGCCGGTTCTTGAATCGGGCGTGCGCACGGGCGCGGTGCTGGTCTTCCGCGACGTCACCCGCACGCGGCGGCTCGAAGAAGTGCGCAAGGAGTTCGTCGCCAACGTCAGCCACGAATTGCGCACGCCGCTCACTTCGATTCGCGGTTATGCCGAGACCCTCTCGGGCAAGCTCCAGGGCGACGAGACGCTGGCGCGCTTTGCTGACTCCATCGTTCGCAGTGCCGAGCGCCTCTCGGCGCTCGTCAACGACCTGCTGGAACTCTCACGGCTCGAACGGCCGGAATTCACCCCGCGCAAGGAAAACCGCGACCTGGGCGAGGAACTCAGGAACGGAATCGGGCAGTTTCAGGACCGTGCGGCGGGGCGCAAGATCGAACTGGTCTTCGAGCCCGAGGAATTCGACCATACCTGCAGCTTCGACGTGCGGCTGATCGATCAGGTGCTGACCAACCTGCTCGACAACGCCTTCAAATACACTCCCGACGGCGGAGAGATCTGCGTGAGCACCGAGCCGCGCGAGGGTGCCATCCGTGTCTGCGTCGAGGACACCGGCCCGGGCATTCCCGAGAAAGACATCCCCCGGCTCTTCGAGCGTTTCTACCGCGTGGACAAGGCCCGCTCGCGCGAGCTGGGCGGCACGGGCCTGGGACTGGCAATCGTCAAACACATCGTCGAGCGACACGGCGGCAAGGTCGGCGTGGAAAACCGCGCCGGCGGCGGCACCCGCTTCTGGTTCGAACTCCCCGCCTGA
- a CDS encoding TetR/AcrR family transcriptional regulator, with protein MQAEASTLKSATSRGRADWVLAAIELVAAEGESGVRIDRLCRDLGVTKGSFYHHFGSRQDLIDAVADYWSREQPLAVIADLRASKAGPFERLVALTRVYADLDIGARDHAMRAWATSDPTIAAAVESADGAILKFLDEVLLEMGVPKADAFALARVLMFSTIGLYSAAGVVDEKERRRVASWLVKLIEERKKQ; from the coding sequence ATGCAGGCAGAAGCATCCACACTGAAATCCGCCACCTCGCGCGGGCGTGCCGACTGGGTTCTGGCAGCCATTGAGCTGGTTGCCGCCGAGGGCGAGAGTGGTGTGCGCATCGACCGGCTCTGCCGGGATCTGGGCGTGACCAAGGGCAGCTTCTACCACCACTTCGGCTCGCGCCAGGATCTCATCGACGCGGTGGCCGACTACTGGTCGCGCGAGCAGCCGCTGGCGGTGATTGCCGACCTGCGCGCGAGCAAGGCCGGCCCCTTCGAACGGCTCGTGGCGCTCACGCGCGTTTACGCTGATCTCGATATCGGCGCGCGCGATCATGCGATGCGCGCATGGGCGACCTCGGACCCGACGATCGCCGCGGCGGTCGAGTCGGCCGACGGCGCCATCCTGAAGTTTCTCGACGAAGTTCTGCTGGAGATGGGTGTGCCAAAGGCCGACGCCTTCGCGCTGGCGCGGGTGCTCATGTTCTCGACGATCGGACTCTACAGCGCCGCCGGCGTGGTCGATGAAAAGGAGCGCCGCCGCGTGGCGTCCTGGCTGGTCAAGTTGATTGAGGAGCGAAAGAAACAATGA